From a single Phacochoerus africanus isolate WHEZ1 chromosome 11, ROS_Pafr_v1, whole genome shotgun sequence genomic region:
- the LOC125112056 gene encoding olfactory receptor 2AT4-like → MDATACNGSKDSSPVFYLVGIPTLQGSLFLPVFFIFLFFYLLILVGNTLILVAVLTEPRLHKPMYFFLINLSALDILFTTSTVPKMLSLLLLGDHVLSFPACFLQMYLFHSFSCAEAFILVVMAYDRYVAICRPLHYPVHMTPQTNAALAASAWLTALLLPIPAVAQTSHMAFASTVYIYHCFCDHLAVVQASCSDTTPQTLLGFCIAMVVSFLPLLLVLLSYAHIVASVLRISSREGRSKAFSTCTSHLLVVGTYYSSIAIAYVAYRADLPLDFHIMGNVVYAILTPVLNPLIYTLRNKDVKAAITKITCPQEPGHPGGP, encoded by the coding sequence ATGGATGCCACAGCCTGTAATGGATCAAAAGACTCTTCACCTGTCTTCTACCTGGTGGGCATCCCTACTCTCCAGGGgtccctcttcctccctgtcttcttcatcttcttgttTTTCTACCTGCTCATCCTGGTGGGTAACACCCTGATCCTGGTGGCTGTGCTGACAGAGCCCAGACTCCATaaacccatgtacttcttcctgatCAACCTCTCAGCCCTGGACATCCTCTTCACCACATCCACTGTCCCCAAGATGCTGTCCCTCCTCTTGCTTGGGGACCACGTCCTCAGCTTCCCCGCCTGCTTCCTGCAGATGTACCTCTTCCACAGCTTCTCCTGCGCCGAAGCCTTCATCCTGGTggtcatggcctatgaccgctacgtggcTATCTGCCGGCCCCTGCACTACCCTGTGCACATGACCCCGCAGACCAATGCTGCCCTGGCGGCCAGTGCCTGGCTCACTGCCCTCCTTCTGCCCATCCCAGCAGTGGCACAGACCTCCCACATGGCTTTTGCCAGCACTGTTTACATCTACCACTGCTTCTGTGACCACCTGGCTGTGGTCCAGGCCTCCTGCTCTGACACCACCCCCCAGACCCTCCTGGGCTTCTGCATCGCCATGGTCgtgtccttcctgcccctcctcctggtgCTTCTCTCCTACGCCCACATTGTGGCCTCGGTGCTTCGCATCAGCTCCCGAGAAGGACGCtccaaagccttctccacctgcacCTCCCACCTGCTGGTGGTTGGCACCTACTACTCATCCATCGCCATAGCCTATGTGGCCTACAGGGCTGACCTGCCCCTCGACTTCCACATCATGGGCAACGTGGTGTATGCCATCCTCACACCTGTCCTCAACCCTCTCATCTACACCCTGAGAAACAAGGATGTCAAGGCAGCCATCACCAAAATCACATGTCCCCAGGAGCCAGGACATCCTGGGGGCCCTTGA
- the LOC125112057 gene encoding olfactory receptor 2AT4-like encodes MESTCNGSKDSSPVFYLVGIPSLPETLFLLVFLLFLLIYLLILVGNALILVAVVTEPRLHKPMYFFLINLSALDILFTTSTLPKMLSLLLLGDHVLSFTSCILQMYLFHCFSCAEAFILVVMAYDRYVAICRPLHYPVHMTPQTNAALAASAWLTALLLPIPAVAQTSHMAYDNIARIYHCFCDHLAVVQASCSDTTPQTLLGFCIAMVVSFLPLLLVLLSYAHIVASVLRISSREGRSKAFSTCTSHLLVVGTYYSSIAIAYVAYRADLPLDFHIMGNVVYAILTPVLNPLIYTLRNKDVKAAITKIACPQEPGHPGGP; translated from the coding sequence ATGGAGTCCACCTGTAATGGATCAAAGGACTCCTCACCTGTCTTCTACCTGGTGGGCATCCCCTCTCTGCCTGAAACCCTCTTCCTCCTTGTCTTCTTGCTTTTCCTCTTAATTTACCTGCTCATCCTGGTGGGTAACGCCCTGATCCTGGTGGCCGTGGTGACAGAGCCCAGACTCCATaaacccatgtacttcttcctgatCAACCTCTCAGCCCTGGACATCCTCTTCACCACATCCACCCTCCCCAAGATGCTGTCCCTCCTCTTGCTTGGGGACCACGTCCTCAGCTTTACTTCCTGCATATTGCAGATGTACCTCTTCCACTGCTTCTCCTGCGCCGAAGCCTTCATCCTGGTggtcatggcctatgaccgctacgtggcTATCTGCCGGCCCCTGCACTACCCTGTGCACATGACCCCGCAGACCAATGCTGCCCTGGCGGCCAGTGCCTGGCTCACCGCCCTCCTTCTGCCCATCCCAGCAGTGGCACAGACCTCCCACATGGCATATGACAACATTGCTCGAATCTACCACTGCTTCTGTGACCACCTGGCTGTGGTCCAGGCCTCCTGCTCTGACACCACCCCCCAGACCCTCCTGGGCTTCTGCATCGCCATGGTCgtgtccttcctgcccctcctcctggtgCTTCTCTCCTATGCCCACATTGTGGCCTCGGTGCTTCGCATCAGCTCCCGAGAAGGACGCtccaaagccttctccacctgcacCTCCCACCTGCTGGTGGTTGGCACCTACTACTCATCCATCGCCATAGCCTATGTGGCCTACAGGGCTGACCTGCCCCTCGACTTCCACATCATGGGCAACGTGGTGTATGCCATCCTCACACCTGTCCTCAACCCTCTCATCTACACCCTGAGAAACAAGGATGTCAAGGCAGCCATCACCAAAATCGCATGTCCCCAGGAGCCAGGACATCCTGGGGGCCCTTGA